GAAACAGTAATGTAGAAGGTGCACTAAAATTAAAGTACTAATGTGACTACTACTACTACTGTgacaaaatgataaaaaaagcCAGCTTCTCTAAGATGCAGTGGGCTTAACTTCAGCTGTCCATGCTCACTATTTGAAATTATTACTGAAATGTTTCAATTATTATTGAAATGTTCtgtgttaattttaaatatctccttGGCCCTGTGGTCGAACCTGTTTGATATTGCCTAAGTTGTGCTGCTGTCCATCCACTGACAGTCTGTTGAATGGGATGATTTTCATTGCCGATTTCTTCATGGAGTACCACCGGTCGCGCCAGGTTGCCCAGATAATGCCATTGTCAAATCCAGATGGACCAGCATCTTCTGATGTGTACACACCACCTAGGCAACACCAGTTGGAGCAAAACAGTTGGTAGCTTTCTAAAATAGTGCCCATACATTTTTCTGGTCCTGACACTCCATGGCACCCCTGGGTGATCTAACAGACTCTGTTCACCCTCTTTCTCCccttattttgtttctctcaggACTGATTATCCCACTTCGGAATGGAGAGCAGTAACAAATTCCTACTACTGATGTTAACAATTATTGCAAAGAATGGACTATGCCAGCTTTGGAAAATCCAGAAGGCAAAGTGTACTCTACAAACATGACTCATTTTCCTTTATCACTGAAACGTGGTGTCCTGGATATAAGCACTCAGAAGACAGCTTACCTACATAATATTTGCCATTGAGGTGGCCAGCATGACATCTATTCATCCACCACCCAGATCCATCCTGCTCAGCACAGTTGCCTTCATAGTTATCGTTGTCATTGTCGTGCGTACTGAACCTCATGCCATTGTGGTAGGTGTAGGATTTATCACTTGGGTCATCCCCAAAATTGAATCCATCAAAGGCATCCCCAGCGTCACCGCCGATGAAGTAGGCGTAGGTCAGTCGGTACTTGTCCTCTTCACTCCCCACTCTGAACACAGCGTagtcagcagtgctgggaacagaGGGCAGGGCTGAACATGGGCATGCTGCACTCCCAGCACATGCACAAGTGAAAAATGCATCAGCActaaaactgcagaaaaggcATTTATTGCATCCTAGCATTTCAGAGTGAATTGTTTTCATGTGACTGTGGGCCTCAGTTCAGTGACAAACATCCAATCAACTTTTGTGCTCCAGTACCCAACATATTTTCTGACTACTAGCCTTTAGTGATGTATGAAATACCTACATCatcaacacacacacagacacacacatatatataaatgtatatataatcTCCCAGGTTcataatagaaaaagaaataaaaaataaaataaaagaacagtGTAGACCAGACCTATAATAATCACATAGTCCATAAGATATGTAAGACAAAGAAACTTGGAGAGAAGAAACAGATTCTTTCTGCCTAATAAATGAGTGCTGACAGCATGTGGCCTTCTGACAGGCCCATGTGACTGCAACACCCAGTGACTGCTGTCACAGCTGTAAGCTCAGGAGCCAAAGCAGTTCCATGCACATGTTATCTGGTCTAAGAGTTCATCAATTTTTAGGAGCAACCTTTTGTCAGTACAAACTgatgcagcagtgggagcaggaggtTGTAAGCTGTCATTCTCAGAAGCATAATAAGCAAATACCTTTTTTTGCCACTCCAGTCCTCCAGCTCTATTCGTAAGGTATATGGCAGAGTGGACTGTGTAGTTATTAAATGCATCTTTTCATTGCCCAGCCAGAACTCAGTGGTGTCATCTGGAGACAGATGTCCAAATCCTTCCTTGTACTGAACCCAATTTTTACTGAAGTCTTCGCTCCCATCCAGTCTCTGGAGAAATAAACCAAGAAtaccaaaaacaaaaataaaaacctcagTCAAAAAGATATGTATCATATGTAGGTAAATAAAAACAGTACTCATGCAAAAAGTTTGTTTACAGCAGTAATACATAAGTGACATACCCTTTGTAGTACTGTCCAGCCATTGCCATATGAGTCAATCTCACAGTAGACTAGGAATGACTGCTTGGCTTTCTGAGGCTTGATAAAGTACAGTCCACTTTTCCTGGCACCCTTATTTGCAATGTCTTGACAATCTGAAGTAAAGATATTCCAAAGATCATTTTCAATCTAGCTACAATTCTATccttacatttattttatattttaacttttttagTGCAAGAAATGCAACTTATCTAAATACCATTGCTGCAAATTAAGCTACTTAGTCCACATAGTTCAATGTCATTGCCATAAAAAACCCTACTGAGGGTCACAGGACTTGTGTAAGGTGAAGATGAATTTAGTCTCATGTAGAGTTTAAGCAGTGTAAAACATAGCCATTGCATTGATTACTACAGCAACAAAGAAAGATTCTGGACCTAATggaataattaaatttttttccacatggcTTAGTAGAAATCTGATGAGTTATCTTCTCTTAGTCCCAGGTCCATGGAAACTCTAGTCATGTCCCGTGTGTTTAGCACACATTTTGGGATAATCGTATTTTGGCCAAAAAGGCCAAGCAAGAACTAAGTTCCATTTGAATCCTTGCCTGCAGATCATCTAATTTGTACTGACTGGTTTTATAATGTGCAATTTTATGTATCTTTGCAGAAGTCTATGACCCATAAGTAAATCATTGCTGTGATGCCAAGCAGCAGCACTCGTAGCTGAATTAACCCTCAACCATACAGGAAATATTCTGCACACCTCTTCCAGTTGTCTCGTGAATTTCAGCCCGGTCCTTGCATGGCTCCTGACAGAGTGACTCAAGCTGGGCAATCTTCTGTTTCAGCTCTGTGATCCTGTTGCCGTTCATTATATGTGTGTCTGTCAACTGTCTGGACAGAGAGACACAAAAATGGGTTGTTGTACCTGCTGTTTGGGAATGTGTAATTCTCATTCATTTCCCTGGACACATGCCTCATGGATCTAATGTGCTGCTACATGCATCCCTGTAAAACGGGGgtgcctctcccagcactggTATTCAGAGTTAAGGACAGGCAAAATGAGAAAGCACAGGCTTAACCTCATGCAAAACTTAACCATATGCAAAACTTGACTCCAACCAGCAAAACTCTAACCAGTAATTAATGTATTAATATAACTCTATGGAAAGTTTTACTTTCCTCTCCTGATGTAAAGGATAAACTCCTCTTCAATTATGGATGTATTTGTAAAACTTAAGTGCTCTAAATAAACTGCTGCAAGTGTCAGAATGCCTAAAAAATCTTTGACATAATGTCATAGAAGCAGAGATCTGTCAAAAAACATATCCTTAAGATTTAGTAAGATTAATGATGTTTTCAATTCTATTTCCAATGTCAACTTATAAAAGACTATCACTAAGTTTATGGTTACTTATGATTTAGAACTAAGTAACTGAGCTAATTTTCATGGATGTATGCAACAAAATTGGCCAGAGTAAATGATTGCACAAACATTCCACATGCTCTGCTTTACAGCAAAAACTCATGACCTCCAAAggtcatgaaaaaaaatttagggatagctggcacagcaggggaaacataaataaaaatattgccaGGCTTCATGGCAATTCTTATCTTCTACTTCTTGCACAATTAACAGTTTGTCCAGGTGAGCAGAGAATTCAGTATCAGATCCTCATGCTAGGTAGCTACTAACGCCAGTGTGGGCAGAACTGTCCTCAAGAGCACAAAATCCTTTCTGAGAGAGGCTTTTTGGCACTTgacaaaagaacagaaagaaaacaatttgtaTTGTCACTGATAAAAGAAGGGGAAGATACCTACTGGATAGTAGTTTCATGAGACAATATAGTGTTTTCATATCTGATAATTTCTTCAATTATTTTCCTGGACTTTTGAGTGAAATCATCAATTGaatctgtaaaacagaaaaggtaCAAAATAATTGTagttaggaaaattaaaaaaataaaaccacataaataatatttttcagttgTGTACTTATTTTTATATGCTCACTTGGTAATGTCTGCTTTTCTGAAGGATAGAGGCCTTGGATGTGTTGGATCAGATGGTCTGCTGTTACTGTGGCATTAGAAATACGCTGCAAAAGTCTCTCCATTTCCAGCAGGTCATTATCCACAGTGGATTGGTATTTAGCAAAGAAATCTGCAATGCCACAAGTTGTTGGGCAGAAGCTACCCTAAGGAGTAAAGAGAGACAGTTGTCAATGTTTCAGGGGCAAAGCAAGCAGAGCAGAATGTGTGGGCAGAGGAACTTTCAGTCACTGCTGACACAAATGATAAAGGATAAAAAAGGGCAGGCATTCGCAGCAGACTTTGTATTTGAATTTTCAGAGGCACTACATGCATGCAGCAAGAGAACAGTGCATGCCATTATTGTAGCATCTGCTGGATATGTGCTTTCATCCACTTTTACCAAGCATATACTGCTATCAGTAAATGACAGGTTTAAGCAAAGCACATTTAATAAGTACTGAAAACAATGATGGGGTTCAAGTGATAACACTGGTTAATAAACAGCATAGAAAAGCTTTAGTTACATTCttaagataaaagaaaattgttcaGGTACTTACAAATCTGTCATCCAGTATGCAGCAGTTTTCTCTGGTAGCAATGtactgaagagaagaaaagagggCTGGTTTTAGTGGATTTTCTCCAAGACCCCTTTCTGCGCTAGGACGCAGTTTCCTAAAGGCTGTCTCTTCACTTACCGCCATGCTGGTGGAAACGAGCAGGGCgaggagagaccccaggggagCCCAGCTGCACAACCTCAGCCCCATCGTGTCTGTCCCACCAGGTGCACTTGTGCAGTCAGCAGCCGAGAATGTTCAACCCAGCGCAGGGTGGCAGCAGTTTAAGGCAGCAGGCTGAAGCTGGGGGCGGGCACTGGGAGGTGGTGGGAAGAGGTGGGGTAGGGATCTGAGGTTGATTCCCAGAATTTGCACATACACTCCTCCCATTTTCAGAACCTGCTTTGCACTTAGTCGCCTgatctctgctccagccaggtCTCAGGGGAGGCAGGAAGGTGAGACAAGGCATGGAGATGCTACACCTCATCACAAACATCATCAAACTCACACATCACTTTGTAACAGGGGCTGGCAGAAGTTTCACTAACAGCACAGGTAAAAGGCACAGTAGCAATCTGAATTATCTGTACCAACTATCAATTGCCTAACAACAAATGATATTTTGGGATTAAGTAGGTCTTTCCCACCACAGATCTCTACATGTTTTGCAAAGAGACTCAACACCATTTTCCCAGTTCTGTAGATGACAaaactgaggcagagaaagGTGTGAAGTCATTGGGCAGTGGCATATCCGGAAAAGAAGTCTGTGGTATTTCTCACAGGCAATGAATGTTCCTTATCCTTCAACACACTGAGCCCATTCCTATGACTTTGGTCAATGCTTCCTTGCTGGAGAGCTAATGTTGTTGGTATCTGCCTTCTTCAATACTGCTACAAGAGTGCTGACAAGCCCTGTCTTCTGCCATGGGCCTTGTTCCAGCAAATTACTTTAGTATGTCCTTTTGCATGCTCTCTGTATTGGGAGCATTAACACCTTTCTACTCATGACCTAGACCTGATGTCTGAACTATGGCTTCTGCAGAGAAAGTCTGATTTTGTGCCTGTACAGCACAATGTGTGATAAGACAGTGTTGAATGAGGCTTTTGATTCTGTTACACATTTGACCAGATGATGAGAAGAATGGTGAGAATGGGGGTCAGGGATAGATCTGTTGTTACTGGGGTCAGCTTTGTGATTTCAGGCAAATGACTTTGTCTCTGTACAGCAGGATCAATTCTTCAACTTGGCTTAATAGGGATTttaaaaaggggggaaaagcatTCTATAGGAACCAGATTATTAGAAAATTAGATATGATTATGCCCTGAAACATGGAGAGTTCCTGACCCGTATATCCTCTTTTAATCTGGTCAAATTGGATCAAACAGAAAGCTCCCATCACGTTCAGACATCCACCCACATATTGCCAGAAGGAAATGTGAGTGTTTAGGATGCTAAAAATCAATCTGATGTGACACAAGTGAGGCTGAAGCATTGTGCCTGAGAGTGTCAGCTTTCCAGTAACTGTACTGCTGACCAGTGAGTTAGTTGCCAGGCTGCCAAAAGTCTTTTCCAAAGGATGATCGATGCTAAAGGTTTGTCTTTCCAAATCTGATATTAATTCCCTTCAAGATCTATGTGCAGAATGTGCTCTTGTTGACCTTACTGATACAAATAGGACGTTTCCACCTTTTACAGAGTTACTTCTGTTTCCTAAAGtgtgaaaataaagtaaatagGGTAGAAGTCAACctgctgttgtgtttttttattgttgcttcACTGGTGCTGTTAACATGGACTGAGAAAACCATGGCTGAACCTCCTTGTCACTGCTGCTCATACACCGAGCTTGCTTTGCTTCATCTTTGCAGCTCATGACACAAGGGTCAACAGGGTCCTAGAGATACCATTCCAGAGGCTGTGCACCAGCAGGACTCCCTTAGATATGACATGAGTGGGCTGCTGGTATGAACTTTGTTAAGTAACAGCTTGAACACAGATGTACACTGCAGAGTACAGATGGGCACGTACTGTTCGTGATGCAATAGGTGAACCACGTAGCACAATTCAGGTATCCCTCATCCTCTGACAGAATAAAGAACACATCTTTCCCTTTTGTCGTTAGAAGTAGCACATATAGGCTTGAAACTCTATCAGAAGACTATTTGgcaacagaaaatgaaaaaaactgtCTTGTGTTCCTAGGCAAGAATTTCAGAGAAGATGACAAAAGTGAACTCTGGCAGTAAAAGCCTAGTTCATCTTGAGTTAAAAACCCCAAGATTTTATAGTTAAAGCATGAGAATGGCTATAATGACATAATAACAATGTATAAATAGAGTTTCAATGTTCAAGGTAAATGTCTAATTGgtgggaaaaacaaaaggatcATTATTCTTACAAATGGGTTAGGAAtaggaaaactgaattttcagtcAGATGCTTATGTTACACAAAATTATCATATTTACATTCATGAAGGAGTCAATTTTCAACATTGCCTCAATGATTACCAAATATTTGCACACTGCAATTATAAGTGTTGCTCAGCTGTATTTGTGGTTACAACTGTGGTACTTCTCAACAGaagatgtaaatatttaaacctcaggaaatttttgtttgctttactgATTACGTGGTCATGAATAATTAATCATTTCAtacatttgcttcttttttcttttcttctgttattACACCTTTCACTAGAAAGATCTTAGTCCTAATTTTAATTAAGTTGAAAGCAATACATATCTTAGTGGAATGACTATGTggtatttttcctctcctaCACACCATTTTGTCTTGGTGAGTCCTGGTTGCAAAACAGCTGACCCACTTAACCACTTACCACTAGTGTGCTAGAGACCTAATTGTACCCTCAGATGTGTCCAGCCTAATTTAGCCAAGTTGATTTTCTGGtcagtgttttctttccagtaaGTCTGATTGCTGGTTTGGTAACAGATGAGGAACAATTCCAGGTAGCGCAGGAAGAGTTCTCAAACTCAGTGTACTCTTTTCCAGCAATTTATTTTTGAGGAGAGAgtaaaaatcattatttgttTGAAAGAGCTTTCTTCAACTCAATACTGATTAGTATTTTTTGTCAGCCACTGGGACACTAGCCAACACCTGCCCATCGTTCATAGAAAACCTTtcctcagaaaaacaaacacgTTTGAGTCTGTAAATTAGCTCCTGAATATCAGAATACCCTTATGGCTGCCTTGGAAAAACATCTGTTTTTTAAGCTTATACTTACTTGCCTTGAGCATCTAACCTGAGAAATCAGTCTACAACATTTTAGAAATGTTTAGTGATGAGTTTTAAGATTTCCAGTGGACTTTTATTACTATTTAATTGAAAGTGTTCAGTGGAATTGAAATGAACTTACATTTTTTTAGATGCTCcagaagatatttttcctatttaaaaataaataaatattgaaaaataccaaatactaaattatgaaaaaaaaatccctacaaCACTTTGCTATTTATCACCAACATGTATCACCCTGCTTGCATTACTAAACTGATTAGTGGGCAAAATCCCCTTTTCTAGGTCAATCAATAAGTGTGATAATTAGGATGAGAACTAGAGACAACTAAAAAGCTGCCTCGTAGCAAATCTATACCAATGGTGGGTAAGAAAGCCAAGTGCactaaagagaaaatgaaaaaaaagttttgtaacttatctttctctttcaattttCAAGATGTGGGCGAAAGGtaa
The window above is part of the Molothrus ater isolate BHLD 08-10-18 breed brown headed cowbird chromosome 4, BPBGC_Mater_1.1, whole genome shotgun sequence genome. Proteins encoded here:
- the FGG gene encoding fibrinogen gamma chain, which codes for MGLRLCSWAPLGSLLALLVSTSMAYIATRENCCILDDRFGSFCPTTCGIADFFAKYQSTVDNDLLEMERLLQRISNATVTADHLIQHIQGLYPSEKQTLPNSIDDFTQKSRKIIEEIIRYENTILSHETTIQQLTDTHIMNGNRITELKQKIAQLESLCQEPCKDRAEIHETTGRDCQDIANKGARKSGLYFIKPQKAKQSFLVYCEIDSYGNGWTVLQRRLDGSEDFSKNWVQYKEGFGHLSPDDTTEFWLGNEKMHLITTQSTLPYTLRIELEDWSGKKSTADYAVFRVGSEEDKYRLTYAYFIGGDAGDAFDGFNFGDDPSDKSYTYHNGMRFSTHDNDNDNYEGNCAEQDGSGWWMNRCHAGHLNGKYYVGGVYTSEDAGPSGFDNGIIWATWRDRWYSMKKSAMKIIPFNRLSVDGQQHNLGNIKQVGDA